AGAGACGGAGATGGAGGCGGCGTCGGAGGCACTCATACGGCAGTGATGCCCCGGACGCGCCGTGCGACGAGGCGGGTCCTGCGGGCCGGGCCGCCCCGCCCCGCAGGCGGCAGGCGCGGCTCCGGAAGCGACCGCTCCCGACCCGCCGGGCCCCCGGCCGCACCCCCGTCGGCGGGCCACCGGCCGGAAAGCCGCGTGATCCGCCGGACAGTGCCTGCCGAGCCCGTCAGGCGGAGGGCTGCCGCAGGCGGTCCGCGGCGGTCCGCAGATCCGTCAGCCACCGGTGGTAGTTCCCGAACGTCTCGACGAAGTACTCCAGCTTGCCGATCCACTCCTCCTTGCTGTTCCCGTGCTTGCTGAGCACGGTCTGCAACGCCACCCGCGTGACACCGGAGAGGCGGACGGCCGAGTTGGTGAGTTCGTACAGCTGGGCGGCGTCCCCGGCGATGAGGATCCCGCCCGCGCCGGCGGCCACCTTCCCCTGGGCCTCGGTGACCGCGTTCTGCACGTCCTTCGGCGCCTTGCGCTTCTTGACCGCCTCACCCGCACCGGTGACGATGCCCAGGTGCTTGTGGGCCAGGCCCTTGTAGACCGCACCGGCCTGGCCGAACCTCCTGTCGCCGTCGGCCGGTTCCAGGTCGAGCGGACGGCCGGAGGTCCTGCCGATGCGCGCGTCGCTCATGTCGGTCGCGGACGCCAGGACCTCCTGGCCGAGGATCTCCCAGCCGTTCGGCCCGAAGCTCAGCATGTTCGTGACCTCGGGCAGCGTCCTGTCCGCCCCGGGGCCCATGTACTCCTCGTCGCCGAACCAGTCCATGGTGCCCTGGGCATGCTGGAACTCCAGCGCGTCCGCCATCCGGCTGCCGGGTGACTGGTAGTGCCAGGCCCGGAACATACCGGGCCCCTGGGAGCTCCCGGTGACGGCGAAGGCGCACCCGTTCATCGTGGCCGTGAAGACGAGCCCCGCGCCCGGAGCGTTCCCCGGCTCCCGCGGGATCTCCGTGTGGCCCACCTGCGTCTCGGGGTTGCTCGCGCCACCCGTGAGGTAGGGGACGTACGAGGAGTGGAGATAGCTGCTCCCGGGCTGGACGGGCGGCAGGTCCGGGTGCCCGACGAGCGCCTGCAGGAACGGGTACGCCGCCTGGTACTCCTGGTCGGCCACGTACATCTCCAGGGCCGGGGTCAGCAGGTACGCCGGGCCGGAACCCTGTCGCCGCGGGTCGGCCGTCAGGACGAACCAGTGCCGGGTGAGGCCGCCCAGGATCGCCCCGAGGCTGTCGTAGGCGGCGTTCAGGGCCGGCCGGCTCCAGCGCGCCTTCATGCCCGCCACCACGTCCATGGAGAGCATGTTGGCCGCCAGGAAGCCCCGAGGATCGGCGGTCAGGTCGTCCTCCACCGTGCGCTGCACCATGACCTCGGACGGCCCCGGGACGGTCCGGAGGGGCGCGGCCTCGTGCGCGGCGTCCTCCGTCCGGCGCTGGACCGGGGCCGGGCCCGAGACGACGCGCGCCGCGTTCGCCTCGGCTTCACGCTCGAAACGGTCGGAGGGGTCCGAGATCCGCAGCCCCGAGCCGTTGTCCGTTCCCGCGACCGGGCCCCGGCTCTGCTGGATCACATGGGTCAGCTCGTGGGCCATGGTGCGCCGGTCGGCCCCGCCCTTGCCGATGACGATGTGGTTGCCGGCGGTGTAGGCGCGGGCCCCGACCTCGGCGGCCGACGCCTGGGCGGCGGCATCGTCGTGGACCCGGACGCCGGAGAAGTCCGCGCCCATCCTGGGCTCCAGATCGGCGCGGAGGGCCGGGTCCAGCGGACGGCCGGCCCCGCGCAGCACGTCGGACACGGCCGAGCGCTGCACCGCGGGCCGCTGCGCGCTCCCGTGGCCGCAGCCCGCACCGTGCCGGTGCTCCTCCTCCTGCGCCCCCGGGTGTCCCGCCTGCCGGAGCATCTGCATGACAGCCCGGTTGCCGAGGCTCGACTGGAGCGGGAGCAGACTGCCGGCGTGCGGCGCGGCGGATGGCTGACGCCGCCCGGAGTCCGCCGCCGCTTTCGTGCCGGACCGCTCGTCCGCGTTCTCCCGGCCGCCCACTCGCACAACAAACTCCTCGCTCACTGCGGCGGTCCCCGCTCGCAACCGGATCCGGACGCGCGTCAGTGTCGGACAGCACGGGTCAACTCCGAAGCCCCACCAGGGTAGCCTGCTGGAAAGCCCCTTCAGCAGGCGGTACTTGTCCCCTCGGGCAATGCCGTTCCGGAGCCGGACAGGGGAACCGGACCGGCGGTGGAACGGAAGCCGGCCGCGCTGCGGCGGAGGCCGCCCGGAACCCTCACCACCCGCACGCGCCTCGTCCGGAACGTTCAGGAGGACGACGCGCATCCGATGGCTTGACCGCGATGTGAGACTTACGGCATGGGCAGGGGACGTGAGTCGCGGTGGGAGAAGGATGCGATGACGGTGGAGATCGTTTTCGCCCTGGTGACCGCCGCCGTGGCGGCCGGGGTGGTCTTTGCCGTCGCCTGGGCTCTCGCCCTCCTCCTCGGACTCTCCGGCTCGGCGGAGAGAGGCGTGACGGCAGGGGGCGCGCTGCTCGGAGCGGCGGCCGGAGTGTGGCGTCCGGTGCGGGTGCTGCTCCGGTTCGACGAGCAGCGCCGGATGGGCCACTGATTACAGGTCTTCCCCGGGAACGCTTCCGTGGCACCGGTGCCCTTGCGGCCCCTCGGGCCGCGCTTGAGATCCGCCCACAGGGAAATCGGCCGGGGGCTACGTGTTCCACGGCACGGTCACGGCCGCAGTGATCCGACTCGGGCTCCGGCCCTGAGCGGGCTCACTCCTTCCGAGACGATGCCCGGTAGAACAGCAGCAGCACGACGAACGAAACAACGGGGTAGACGCCCGCGCTCCACGGTTGCGGCACGGTCTTCCAGGCGGCAACCACTGCCACTGCGAACAGAACCCAGCTCGCGCCCAGCCACGGACGCTTGGACAGCGTGCTGCCCACGAAGGCTGAACAGCTCCGGAAACCGTCCCCCGTCGATCCCATGGCCAGACCATGACCTCAGCGGGGAGCACCCTCCGAGGTCCGCCTGGCAGGATCTCCTGGGCTGTCCCGGGCCTACGGGTTCCAGGGGCTGCTGCGAGATCGCGGTCCGTCCGGAAAGCCGGGCCGGCCCGGACTCGGGGGTGCATGCCCCGGTTCGGGCAGGGAGTGAACGCAGCGCAGGCACGGTCTCGGTGATCATGTGAGTGCCGAAGGCCCATGAAAAATCGGCGAGTCCGTGCCTGCTTCTGCATCGTCTGAAGACCACCGCCTTCGCCCGCCTCGACCAAGGGCTGTCCCATAACCGATCTTTGTGAGCACGAGAGTGGCTGGCCGGGATCGCATCCCAGGTTCCCTTCGGGGAGGAACTGACCTCGGTCAACCCGTGCGGCCGCACGACACAACAGCGGAGGGCAGGGGCCTTCCCGCCGGCGACGTGCGCACCTATCACCGGGGAAGATGAGCACCGCCCCTGTTATCGTGCGCCGATGTCAACGATCAAGCAGTTCCAAGTGACCTTCGACTGCGCGGAGCCTGCACGCCTCGCCGCCTTCTGGTGCGAGGTACTGGGGTACGTCGTACCGACGGTCCCGGAGGGCTTTGCCACGTGGGAGGAATACCACCGCTCGCTGCCGCCCGAGGACGAGATCTACTTCGCGTGTACTGATCCCTCGGGTGTGGCCCCGCGCCTGCTCTTCCAGCGAGTTCCCGAAGGCAAGGTCGTCAAGAACCGGGTGCACCTCTGTGTGCGGGCCGGCGCCGGGCTCGTGGGTGACGAGCGCCTGGCCACACTTGAGGCCGAATGCGCGCGGTTGACGACGCTGGGTGCGAAACACGTGCTGACGCAGCGCGCCGATGGCGACAACGAGTCGTGCATCACGATGCAGGACATCGAGGGCAACGAGTTTTGCCTCGACTGATCCTCCCCAGAGCATGCGAGGCGGGGAGCCGTCTCCCGTGGCCTTCTCAGGTCCCGCATGCGGCGGAAGCCATCCCGTGAGAGCGAGGTCGTACAGGCGGGCGACGCCGTGCGTCGCGTGGTGTACGCCGTTGCCTCCCAGGCGGCGGTCGCGCAGGATCTTCCAGGTCTTCATGCGGGCGAAGGCGTGCTCGACGCGGGCGCGGACCCGTTTGCGGCTCTTGTCGTGGGCCTGTTTCCAGCACCGTCCTCGTACGCGACTCCAAGGACCACGACGGCCCCGTGCTCTCCCTGACCCCGCACGGCTGGTCCGCCTTCGTCGCCCATACCGCCGGGAACTGACGCACCGACAGTCGGCAGTCCGGTGCGCGGACGGCCGGCCCGGCAGGCGGACCGGGCCGCCTGCGCACCGCCGTGGGCCCCGTCAGGTGACGTCGAAGGAAACTCGGAATTGCGGGGAACTTAACCCGGAATTGCGGAGAAGATGATTCCACGCCGCCCCCGAAAGCCCTTTCCGAGACGCTTCGAAAACATTGGCGGACCGCGCATTCCGCGGTTAATCTGAGCTCGCTCCGCCTGAGGGCGCAGCGGCTGCCGAAGCACTCCTGGGGAGGGGTGTTCCATGCGGCCATCGGGGGGCGGGGATTCGGGGGTGTTTTCGTCGCCCGGGGCCACGCGGGGGGAAAGGCCCCGGTGCGCCGGTGTGCCTGGCTTTTCGCACCGCTTCTTCCCGGTGCGGACGGACGGAATTCACGTGCGCACCGGCCGTTTCCCCGCTCCCGGTTTCCCGGAATCCACTGGTCGAAAAGTGAGGAATACCTGTGCGTCGCACGACTTCCGTCCTGCTGTCCCTGAGCACCCTGCTCGCCGTCTCCGCTCTGGCCGCGCCCGGGGTCCAGGCCGCCACTCCGAAGGCCGACGGCCCGGTAGCCGTTCCCAGCGGCTGGGAGGCGGTGGACGGCACCGAACTGGCCCGGATCGCCGGGGAGTCCGAGGAGCCCGGAGCCGGGCGGGCCCCGTTCGCCGCCGACGGCGGTGTCTCCACGACGGCCGTCGAGCCGGAACTCCTGTCCGTGCGGTCGGCGCGCAACGGGAAGTTCGTCGCCACGGAGGCGAGCTACCCGGCTCCGGACACCGGGGTGCTGCGGGCCCGTTCCGCCCAGGTCGGCGGGGGCTGGGAGGGCTTCGCCTTCGAGTGGGACGAGGCGAGCCAGACGTACGCCCTGCGGTCGCTGGCGAACAACCTCTACGTGGCGGTGGAGAAGAACTACACCGGCAGCGCGCAGAACGCGCTGCGGGCGCGTTCCGCCACGGCGGGCGGCTGGGAGCGTTTCGCCCTGTACTACAACGAGGGGCTGGACCGCTGGGCGCTCCAGTCCACGCTGAACGGGAAGTTCGTCGCCATGGAGAACGGCTACACCGGTTCGCTCCAGTACGCGCTGCGCGCCCGGTCGGCCGAGATCACCGGTTCCTGGGAGGAGTTCTCCCTCCAGGGTTACGGCGCCTGAGGCGCCCGGTCCCTCGCGTGGCGCCGGCGCCCCGGGGCCTGAGCACCGCGCCCCGGGGGGCTTCGGCCCGCCCCGAGCGACGTACAACTGTGCGAATTGTCGGTGGGGGTCGCTATGATCACGCGTGGCAAGGCTGTAGCGCAGAGGTCGTCGCGCCCACGCATCAAGCTGGAGGACGCCGGTTCGAATCCGGCCGGTCTTGCCGCCTGTTCATGGAGGGATGGCGCCGGCGTCCTGGGCGGGATGCGGACGTCACCGTCCGTCCCTGCCGGATCCCGGCCAGGGACTGGGGAGTTGTGATGTCGCAGCCGATGCCGGTGCGCTGTCCCGTGATCGAGCACCCGGATGTGCCGCTCGCCGACACGGCCCTGCTGGAACCGCTGCTGGGGCGGCTCGCGGCAGAACCGGGTGTCGAGGCCGACGAGGTGTTCCCGGTGGGGACGCTGCGGGCGGACGGGCGGGTCGACCTGTGCAAGCAGGGGCTCGGGGCCGCCGGTGCGGCCCGGGTGGTGCCCGCGCTCGCCGCGTCACCGCACGCCGTACACGCGCTGCTGGGCACCAACTCCCTCGGGGACGAAGGGGCCCGCTCGGTCGCGGAGGCGTTGCGGGAGCCCGGTCACGGGCTGCGGACCGTCTATCTGGGGTGCAACCGCATCGGGGCCGGGGGCGCCGCGGCGCTCGCCGGTGCGCTCGGTGCGGACGACACCGTCCGGGCCCTGTGGCTGAAGCGCAATCCGCTGGGTGACGCGGGGGTCCGGGCGCTGGCGCCGATGCTGGCCCGCAACACGTCGCTGCGCACCCTGGACCTCGTCAACACCGGGGTCGGCGCCGGGGGCCTGCGGGTGCTGCTGGAGGCCCTGCGGGAGCGGGAGCGGCCCGTGGAGCGGCTCTTCCTCGGCGGCAACGGACTCGGCGCGGACTGCGCGCCGCTGCTGGCCGCGCTGGTCCGCGAGGCGGGTGTGCGGGAGCTGTACCTGCCGGCCAACCACCTGGGGGACGCCGGGGCCGCGGTGCTCGCCGGGGCGGCCGACCCGGCCCGCCCGGTGCGCTTCGGGCTCGGCGGCAACGGCATCGGACCGGCGGGGGCGGACGGGCTGGCCGGCGCGCTCGGCGGGATCGAGGCGCTGGACCTGGGCCGCCCGATGTCGCAGCGCACTCTCGGGGCGCGGGGGAACACCATCGGTGACGCCGGTGTGCGGGCGCTGGCCGGTGCGCTGGCCGGTTCGCCGCTGCGGCGGCTGGAGCTGGCCCACACCGGGCTGACGGGCCGGGGCGCGAAGGACCTGCTGGCGGCCGTCGGCGACCGTTCGCGGCTGGAGTACGTGGGGCTGGGCCCGGGTCTGCCGCGCCGGGTGAAGCGGTCCTTCGCCGCGCGGCTGCGCCCGGACTCCGGCGCGCACGCGGACCTGCGGGCGATCCGGAGCGTCTACCGGTGAACCCGCTCAGGGGGGACGGCAACCTGACGCCGGAGGAGCGGGCGAACCTGCTGCGGGTGCGGCGGTACGCGGTGCCCCGCTGGATGATCGAGCGGGCGACCGGGCGGCGGCTCGCCGGGGACTGGCGGGGGGCGCTGGCGGCGGCCCGTGTCCGGGTGGCCTTCGACCCGGCGGAGGTGGCCGGCGCCTACGGGGCCGCCGTGGCCGGGGCCCTGACGGCCGATCTCCACCACCTGGTGCCCGATCTGGTGCGCTGGCACCTGCCCCGGGTGATGGGCGGCCGCTCGACGATCGCCACCGGCCGCACGGTGGTCCTGGCGGGGTACGGCGACGGTCCGGGGGCCGGCCTGCCGCGCTCGCCCTACCTGTACGTGGTCACCCCGGCGATGCAGGACGGGCCGCAGCGCCTCGTGCTGTGCTTCGGGCCCGTCGCGGGGAGCACGCCCTCGGGCACGCTGCCGGCCTCGGCCGACGACTGGCGCCCGCTGCGCCATCTGTGGGACGCCCGGTGCACGGCCGGGCTGCGCGCGGCGGCGACCGGGGGCGCGGCGGGGCGGATCCCGTTCCTGGACGACGCGGGCGCCCCGTACTCCCACCGGGACCCCGGGGCTCCCACGGACGACGCCGCGGCCCGGTCCGAGCGGGTGACGCTGCTGTTCCAGGACACCGGGACGGCCGAGGCGTTCGCGGAGGCGGGGGTGGAGTGGGACCCGGAACCGCCGGTGACGAAGCGCAGATGGCAGAGCGTGGACCCCGGGTCGGTCATCCGTCACCTCGCACCGGACATCCCCAGGCTGGAGTGGAGCGTACGGCGCTGGACGGCGGTGACCGGCACGGACCGCTTCCGGATCGGGGCCCACTGGTCGGCCCACGTCCTGCTGGAACTGACGGACCACGCGAACGGCGGGCGGCTGCGGGTGCGCACCGTCGCGAAGGAGGCGGCGGAGGGCCTCCCCTGTCTGCCGGGTCCGGCCTGGCAGCCGCTGCCCGACCTGCGGCTGCTGCGGGCCGGTGCGCTGCCCGCGCGCTGGCTGCACCCGCTGGTCGCCGGGGCGCTCTTCCCGCGTCTGGAGGGGCCGTTCGGCGCGCCGGGTCCGACGCCGCCCGCCCCGGTACGGGTGCGGTGCCGCGGTGAGTGGCACGAGGTCGTCCTCCGGGACGGGGTGCTGCGTTCCCCGCACTCCGAGGAGGAGCGGCAGCGGGAGGCCGCCATGCGGGCGTTCGGCGGTGCGGTCGCCGGCTGCTTCGCGGCCGAGCACGCGCTGACCTCCGGCACGGGCCGCCCGCCGAAGGCCCTGCGGGCCCAGCGGCGGGAGCTGTTCCTGCGTGCCCAGCACGGGGACACCCCGGGGGTGCTGGAGATGCTGGACACCGGGATGGACGTCCGGGTGCGCGGTGGCGGGCGGCGCGGCCTCCTCCATCTGCTGCCTCTGCTCGACCACGAGGTGCTGCTGCCCCGGCTGCTGGCGGCCGGGCTGGACCTGGAGGCCCGGGACCACCGCCACCGCACCCCGCTGGCCGCCGCCGTGGGCGAGGGGGGTTCGCCCGCCCTGGTGCGGGCGCTCCTCGGCGCGGGGGCGCGGATCGACGTGGTGGACCAGTCGGACCATTCGCTGGACCAGTTGATCCGGGCCTACCGGCGGTCGGACCTGGGCTTCCTGCGTGAGCGGGTGGAGAGGGAGCATCCGGGCATCGGGGCCGACTGGTTCGAGGAGTGGCACGACGCCGATGACGACGAGGGGCACGGCACACAGTGAGCACCACCACCCGGTCCGCCTCCCCCGCTTCCCCGTCCGGGCCGCTGTCCGGTGCGGACGAGCTCAACCGGCGGTTGGGCGGCATCCGGACGGAGCCCGCCGAAAGCCCCCAGCTGGAGGCGCTGGCGCTCGCGGTGTCGGCCAATCAGCCGGTGCTGCTGTGGGGCGAGCCGGGCATCGGCAAGTCGGCCGGCCTGGGGCAGCTGGCGGCGGGGCTCGGGCTGGAGCTGGAGACGGTCATCGCCAGCGTCCACGAGCCCTCGGACTTCGCCGGGCTGCCCGTCGTGGGTGAGGACCCGGCGGCGACCGGGGTGCCGATGGCGCCGCCGGACTGGGCCGTCCGCCTGGCGCGGGCCGGGCAGGGGCTGCTCTTCTTCGACGAGCTGTCCTCGGCTCCGCCGGCCGTGCAGGCCGCCCTGCTGCGGGTGGTGCTGGAGCGGCAGGTCGGCAGTCTCCGGCTGCCTTCGAGCGTACGGATCGTGGCGGCGGCCAATCCGCCGTCCAGCGCGGCCGACGGCTGGCACCTCAGTCCGCCGCTCGCCAACCGCTTCGTCCATCTGCGGTGGACACACGACCCGCGTACGGTCGCGCGCGGCATGGCCGGTACCTGGCCCGAGCCGTCCGTACCGGTGGTGGACCCGGGCAGGGTGCCGGGGGCGGCGGCGCGTGCCCGCGGCGCGATATCCGGCTTCCTGACCGCGCGGCCCGGCCTGGTGCACCACCTCCCCGCCGACGCGGAGAACCGGGGCCGGGCCTGGCCCTCCCCCCGGACCTGGGACATGGCACTGCGGCTGCTGGCCACCGGTTACGCCACGAAGGCGGGCCGGGAAGCGGTCGCCGCCGCGCTGACGGGGGCCGTCGGGGACGGAGCAGGTCTCGAACTCCTGTCCTATCTGGAGCATCTGGACCTGCCGGACCCCGACCGGGTGCTGGCCGACCCGGACGCCTTCGCGCTGCCCGAACGCGGGGACCGCCAGCTGGCGTTCCTGATCGCGGTGGTCTCCGCCGTGCGGGACGGCCTGACCAGGGAGCGCTGGGAGGCGGGCTGGGCGGTGCTGGCCAAGGCGGTGGACGCGGGCGTACCGGACGTGGCGGCGCGGGCGGCGGTCGATCTGGCGGCGATGCGCAGTCCCAACTGGCCGGTTCCGGCCGGGATCGACGGGTTCCTGGACCTGCTGCGGCAGTCCGGTGCCCTGCCCTCGGGGGGCTGAGCCCGCGTGGCGGGTCTGGACACGACGAAGCTGCTCGCGGCCCGCTACCGGGCGGCCGCCGACCGCCCGTACCTCGCCTCGGCGCTGTACGCGCTGACGGTGGTGGAGAGCGAGCGGGTCCCGACGATGGGTGTGGACCGGTACTGGCGCTGCTACGTGTCGCCCGCGTTCGTGGACCGTACGCCGGTGGCGGAGCTGGCGGGGGTGTGGGTGCACGAGGTGGCGCACCTGCTGCGCGACCACCACGGGCGGGCCGGACGGCTGCCGGCCGCCGACCAGCGCGACCGGCTCCGGGTCAACGTGGCCCAGGACTGCGAGATCAACGACGACCTGCTCGCGGACGGGCTGGCGCTGCCCCCGGGGCGGGTGGAGCCCCGGCTGTTCGGGCTCGCGGACGGGCAGCTCTTCGAGGCGTATCTGCCGGGACTCCCGGCGTTCCCCGAGATCCATGACTGCGGGCCGGGCGCCCACGGGCAGCCGGTGGAGTGGGAGGCGGGCGGCAAGGGCGGCCCCACCCGGATCGGTCCGGCCGAGGCGGACGCGCTGCGCCGCCGGACCGCCGAGGAGATGCGCGCCCACACGCGTGCGCGGGGCACGCTGCCGGGGGGCTGGAAGCGGTGGGCGGACGAGGTGCTCGAACCCGCCGTCGACTGGCGGCAGATGCTCGCCGGCGCGGTGCGGGAGGCCGCCGCCTGGGCGGCGGGCGCCGTGGACTACACCTATCGCAGGCCGTCCCGGCGCGGTGCCGCGCTGCGGGGCGTCGTCCTGCCGGGTCTGCGCCGGCCGCTGCCCCGGGTGGCGGTGGTGATCGACACCTCGGGGTCGATGGGCGAGGAGGAACTGGGGTCCGCGCTGGCCGAGGTCACCGGGGTGCTGCGGGAGGTGGGCGTCCGGGGCAACCGGGTCACCGTGCTGGCCTGTGACGCCGATGTGCGGGCGGTGTCGCGGGTGGCGGCCACGGAGCAGATCACGCTGGACGGGGGCGGCGGGACGGACATGCGGGCGGGGATCACGGCGGCCCTGGCCGGCCCGGAGAGGCCGGGGGTGGTGATCGTCCTGACGGACGGGTGCACCCCGTGGCCTCAGGAGCCGGTCTCGTGCCGTGTGATCGCCGCCCTGATCGGCCCGTCGGCGCCCCCGCCGCCCGCGTGGGTGGAGACGGTACGCGTCCCGGCGTGAGCCGGCGGAGGAGGGCCGCGGGACACGGGCGGGGGTACGGGCGGAACGGACGCCCGGGGTGCGGGACGGCCCGCGGACCCGACCGCCCCGCACCCACGGCCCGTGGAGCTGACCACCCCGCACCCGCGGCCCGCGGGCAGGGCCGCGCCGCACCCCCCTTTGCCCGCGGGCAGGGCCGTCCGTGCCTCCGGGGCCGCTCCCGGGCGGGCCTACCCGCCGGTCAGGGCGGAGGGGATGTCCACGTAGTCCTTGAACTGGACCGAGACCGTGTGCCGGTCCGCGGACCAGTTCCGGACGGTCAGGGTCTCGCGCACGCCGTCCGCCCCGCGCGGGGTCTGGGTGACGGCTACGGAGCCGTCGGCCTGTGCGGTGGCCGGGAGGGAGAGGTCGGTGGCCGTCAGGAACGGGACCCGGTCGAAGGGCGGGAGCGCGGCGTCCAGGTGGCTCTGCCCGTCGCAGTCCTTGTCGAACGCGAACAGGCCGAGGATCTGCCGGAGCCGTGGTGAGACGGCCGGGTTGAGCACGTCCGTCCCCCCGATGCTCAGCCGGTCGTCGTCCGCCGTGCCCGACCACCACTCCTTCGCCCGGACGACGGTGAGCGCCGTACGGCCGGGGCAGGCGTCGATCCGGTCCGCGACACCGCCGGGCGGGGAGACCAGCAGCCGGACGAAGTGGTCGCTGCGTTCGAACGGTTCGGTGTAGAAGTGGTTGGTCCGCTCCCCCGGGCGGACGAAGGCCAGTTCGTAGTGTCCGCGCCCGTCGACGCCCAGCGGCCCGAAGGCACCGTCCGCGCCGGTCCGTACGACGCGCAGCGGCAGGAGCCCCCGGCGTGCTCCGGTGGCCGGGTCCAGCCGCCAGAGTTCGAGGCGGCCCGCGAGGCCGGTGTTCTGCGGGAAGTGCGCGACCCGGCCGGAGATCCGGACCCGGTCCGGCGGTTCGGGCAGGACCCGGGTCGTCAGGGGCGGCCTGCCGCGGAGGAACGCGTAGACGTGCGCGAAGCTCTCGGCCGAGGTCGCGCTCTGGGTGTGCGCGGCGTCCGGCTCGTACACGTTGACCGCTCCGCCGATCGATCCCTCCGGCTGGAGGCTCGACCAGATGGCGAGGGTGGGTACCCCGCCCGGTGGCGCGTCGGCGCTGCGGCCGTCCAGGTTCACGTATCCGGCGACCTCCGCCGCCCGTGCGGGGTCGGCGAGGTAGGCGTGCGCCACGCGGGTGCCGCGTGAGTGCGCCAGGAGGTCCACCCGGTCGGCACCGGTACGGGCCCGTACGGAGTCGACCAGGTGCTCCAGGGACTCGACGGCGTGGTCGTCGGTGGCGGCGGAGGTGTCCCACTCGTGGACGTACAGCTGGTCGTCCCGGTAGCCGTTGCTGGAGAACCGCTTCGCCTGCGACTCCCACTGCTGTGCCGAACCGTGCTGGCCGTGCACGAAGATCACCGGGTTGACCGCGGACCGTACGGCGGGAACCGGCCCGGTGACGGCGGCGGGTCTTCCGGGTGCGGCGGCTCCGGTCGCGGCGGCGGTGGGGGCGGCCGGCGCCGCGAGGGCTCCGGCGAGCGCCAGGAGCACCGCGAGCAGGGCGATCCGGCCGGGGTGGCGATGGATGGTCGGGGGTGCGGGCATGTTCTCCTCCGGGTCGCGTCGTGGGGCGCGTGTCGGAGTCGGAAACTACGGCCGGGGCCCGCCCGTCCACCAGGCGTCGGCGTGAGGCTGAGACGGCGGTCTCAGCCGGTGCGCGGTGGCGCTCAGCGGGTTTGCCGGAGCACCGCGCGGGCAGCGCGTTCGGCGAGTCCGAGGCCGAGCCGGCGGCTGCTGAGGAGTTCGGCGTAGAGCGCGGACTCGACGATCCGCACGTAGAGGTAGGCCAGTTCGTCGGCGCCGGCCGCCGTCCAGAGCGGTGTGCCGTCCCCCGCCTCCAGCAGGATGTTCCGCTGGGCGAGGACGGCCCGCCGGTGTACGCGGCCGCCGGTCAGCAGGCGCCGCGCGGTGTCGGGTTCGGCGCGCAGGAAGGACCGGAAGGGGGCGGAGCCCCGCAGGGCGGTGACGAAGTCGCGGGTGATCTCCAGGACCCCGTCGACACCGGTGCGGGTGCGTCTTCCGCGGGCGCGGGCCAGCAGCCGGTCCGCCAGCGCCCACAGCACGTCGGCCAGGAGCCGGTCCCGGCTGCCGACCACGCGGTAGAGGGTCGCCCGGCTGATCGCGAGGTCCCGGGCGACCGCGTCCATGTCGAGGGTGCCGTGCCGCACGAAGTACCGGCAGGCGCTGTGCACGACGTGGGCCCGGCTCACCACGCGCCGGGAAGGTGCCGTACGCGGCATGGCAGGCTCGCCTTCTGTGACGGCTCGCCCCGGCGGCCCCGGGCGAGGGCCGGTGTACCTTACCGTGCGCCCGCCGGCCGGTACGGGCGTTTCCCGGGCCCGCGCCCGCCGGACCCGGCTCCGCGCCGCCCCGCTCAGCCCGGCAGCACCACCGTGCGCTGGGCCGAGAAGTCGCCCCAGGTGCCGTCCGGCAGCTTGGGCCGGAGCTTCAGTGAATAGCGGGTGCCGGGCGGGTCGGTGAGGGTCAGCCGGTAGGTGGCGCGGCCGGCCGGCGGGGTGCCGCCCCAGACGATGGTGGTGGTCAGCTCGCCGTCCAGGTACAGCTGGTAGGCGGGGATGGTTCCGCCGGTGTCCGGCTGGTCCCAGGACAGGTCCACGACGTACTCCCCGCCCTCGGCCGCCGTCTTCGTCCGGAGCCCGGTGGGGGCGGTGCTCGCGGGGGCGCCCGGGGCGGACGGGGTGGTGAGGTCGAGGGGTTCGCTGTCGGGCGAGGAGCGGTCGGAGGCGTCGCGGGCGCGGACGGTGAAGGTGTAGACGGTGCCGGGCCGCAGTCCGGTGAGCTCGGCCTTGGTCGCGGTGGCCGC
This DNA window, taken from Streptomyces nitrosporeus, encodes the following:
- a CDS encoding sigma 54-interacting transcriptional regulator — its product is MSTTTRSASPASPSGPLSGADELNRRLGGIRTEPAESPQLEALALAVSANQPVLLWGEPGIGKSAGLGQLAAGLGLELETVIASVHEPSDFAGLPVVGEDPAATGVPMAPPDWAVRLARAGQGLLFFDELSSAPPAVQAALLRVVLERQVGSLRLPSSVRIVAAANPPSSAADGWHLSPPLANRFVHLRWTHDPRTVARGMAGTWPEPSVPVVDPGRVPGAAARARGAISGFLTARPGLVHHLPADAENRGRAWPSPRTWDMALRLLATGYATKAGREAVAAALTGAVGDGAGLELLSYLEHLDLPDPDRVLADPDAFALPERGDRQLAFLIAVVSAVRDGLTRERWEAGWAVLAKAVDAGVPDVAARAAVDLAAMRSPNWPVPAGIDGFLDLLRQSGALPSGG
- a CDS encoding alpha/beta hydrolase, which gives rise to MPAPPTIHRHPGRIALLAVLLALAGALAAPAAPTAAATGAAAPGRPAAVTGPVPAVRSAVNPVIFVHGQHGSAQQWESQAKRFSSNGYRDDQLYVHEWDTSAATDDHAVESLEHLVDSVRARTGADRVDLLAHSRGTRVAHAYLADPARAAEVAGYVNLDGRSADAPPGGVPTLAIWSSLQPEGSIGGAVNVYEPDAAHTQSATSAESFAHVYAFLRGRPPLTTRVLPEPPDRVRISGRVAHFPQNTGLAGRLELWRLDPATGARRGLLPLRVVRTGADGAFGPLGVDGRGHYELAFVRPGERTNHFYTEPFERSDHFVRLLVSPPGGVADRIDACPGRTALTVVRAKEWWSGTADDDRLSIGGTDVLNPAVSPRLRQILGLFAFDKDCDGQSHLDAALPPFDRVPFLTATDLSLPATAQADGSVAVTQTPRGADGVRETLTVRNWSADRHTVSVQFKDYVDIPSALTGG
- a CDS encoding DUF2201 family putative metallopeptidase; the encoded protein is MAGLDTTKLLAARYRAAADRPYLASALYALTVVESERVPTMGVDRYWRCYVSPAFVDRTPVAELAGVWVHEVAHLLRDHHGRAGRLPAADQRDRLRVNVAQDCEINDDLLADGLALPPGRVEPRLFGLADGQLFEAYLPGLPAFPEIHDCGPGAHGQPVEWEAGGKGGPTRIGPAEADALRRRTAEEMRAHTRARGTLPGGWKRWADEVLEPAVDWRQMLAGAVREAAAWAAGAVDYTYRRPSRRGAALRGVVLPGLRRPLPRVAVVIDTSGSMGEEELGSALAEVTGVLREVGVRGNRVTVLACDADVRAVSRVAATEQITLDGGGGTDMRAGITAALAGPERPGVVIVLTDGCTPWPQEPVSCRVIAALIGPSAPPPPAWVETVRVPA
- a CDS encoding ankyrin repeat domain-containing protein, with protein sequence MNPLRGDGNLTPEERANLLRVRRYAVPRWMIERATGRRLAGDWRGALAAARVRVAFDPAEVAGAYGAAVAGALTADLHHLVPDLVRWHLPRVMGGRSTIATGRTVVLAGYGDGPGAGLPRSPYLYVVTPAMQDGPQRLVLCFGPVAGSTPSGTLPASADDWRPLRHLWDARCTAGLRAAATGGAAGRIPFLDDAGAPYSHRDPGAPTDDAAARSERVTLLFQDTGTAEAFAEAGVEWDPEPPVTKRRWQSVDPGSVIRHLAPDIPRLEWSVRRWTAVTGTDRFRIGAHWSAHVLLELTDHANGGRLRVRTVAKEAAEGLPCLPGPAWQPLPDLRLLRAGALPARWLHPLVAGALFPRLEGPFGAPGPTPPAPVRVRCRGEWHEVVLRDGVLRSPHSEEERQREAAMRAFGGAVAGCFAAEHALTSGTGRPPKALRAQRRELFLRAQHGDTPGVLEMLDTGMDVRVRGGGRRGLLHLLPLLDHEVLLPRLLAAGLDLEARDHRHRTPLAAAVGEGGSPALVRALLGAGARIDVVDQSDHSLDQLIRAYRRSDLGFLRERVEREHPGIGADWFEEWHDADDDEGHGTQ